The segment GCTGCCTAGTTGAAACTGTTTCAACAACTCCTGCTGCTGTCAGAGGCAAATTCAAAACAAATTCATTCAGGCATCATGTCAGAATAACTGATTTTTTAACTGAAAAGACCAAGGCAGATGGAGTCTTTGACAGATACGTCAAACTCGAAACATCAAACCAGAGAAATAGACAACGTGATTCATTTATTGAAAATGTTGTGGCGACTGGAACCATTCAGATTCTGGACCAAGTCAATGAAGAAAGCCTGAAACATTTATTTGCACATGCACTTAGTGAAACAGGCATTGGCTCATCCAGAAAAATGGGTTATGGGAGAGGTGAAATCCTTAGTTGGAATTAAATCATTGATGTCACTGGCACTGACAGTCACTATGGCATTGACGCTGACAGACTCAAAGCTAATGACATTCACAATCACTATCCAATGACATTGACCTAGCTAATGCCATTCACAATCACACTGACAATGACGCTACCAAAGCTTTTGACAAAGCTTTTGACAATGACATTACCTATCACGATGACTATGACAGACCAAAGCTACTGACAATCACAGTGACGATGCCTATGACTATGACAGACCAAAGCTAAAAACGGTCTCAATGACCTTGACTTTGACAATGACAGACCAAAGCTGATGACAATCACTGTCACAATGACTATGACTATGACAATCACCTTGCCTATCTGAACCCCATTTGGGGTTCTTTTTTAAACTTAAACTGAAAGGATAAACTATGAATAATGAATTAAATATGATGATTGCAACTATTCAGGACATGTATGTGCAAAACATCATTTCCGATGAACTAAAAACAGACCTGTTTAACCAAGTCAAAAAGACTTTTGATGTTGATGGAAATGCCAAGAATACGGCGAACCAGATTCTAAGAATACATTTTGAAACAGCCACTATAGGAGCAAGATGAAACAAATGAACAAGAAGACAAATGATTTAGAACTAGAGGTTGTTTTTATCAACAGTAGAGGATTGCTGTCAGACTTTCATCTAGATAGTTACAACATAAAACAGGTTGAGGCATTTGAGGAAGAGATTCAATGGATCACTAGAGTAATTGAATTAGATTGCCTCTCTCATTTGGCTGTTCTTACAGATCCTTTTGAAGAATGGCAGGACGAGAAAAAAGAATTGTTAAAGCAACTGAGGCAGGCGGGTATTCCTGACTTTCATTATGATATGGATATAGCTCTAGAGTTATTCTCTTTTTCTGATTTGAACATAAAACAATAGGAGGATAAATGAATAATCACAGCTTCCCCTAAATACCTGCATGGGGAAACTTTCAAAACAACAAATCAAACATCAATCAGAACTATTAGATTCAATTCAAAACAATCCCAATGATGATCAGATTGAAACGTTTTACCACAACTTCAACGAACAATTCATTGGCGACGTCACAAGAAATTCAGCCTATTTCACACCTCTTGATTTAGCCTATGACTTTGCTTTGATGTCTCCCACTTATGGTTATGTGATTGATGCCTGTGCTGGAATAGGTCATCTCTCCTTTGCCGCAAAAACAAGAGACTACTATCAAAACAACATCAAACAACTCATCTGCATCGAACTAAACCACAAATACACCGAAATAGGAAAGAAACTATTACCAGAGGCTGACTGGTATACTGGCAGTATCTTTGATGAAGAATTACACAAAGAAATCATGTCAAATTACAACATTCAGAAATATGACTGCCTTATCAGCAATCCACCATTTGGATCCTACTCAATGAAACCTGTTCCCAAAGAACAAAGAAAGTGGCTTAAATACACAGGCAGTGAATTTGACATGGCAACTATCGAAATAGGACACAAACTGGCCAACAATGCCTCTTACATCCTGCCAACTCAATCCTGTACCTTCCAGGCATCAGGCCATAGCTACATCAAACAACACAAAGAAAACCGCAAATTCAATAAACTGAAAAAAGAAATCAATCAACCCAATTTAATCCAACATTGGACATCAATTGACACAGCAGTCTATGAACAATTCAAAAATACCAGAGTAAGTGTTGAATGTTTGACTGTGGAAGTTGATGAATGGACATAAGAGCAAGACAATGCTAAGGAATAGTCACTCCCCGATCCCCATTCCCACTCATCGAGTAACAAATGCCTGACCAGACAATTGAACTTATCACAATCATTATCGCTAGCTTGACCATACTGGCATCCTTCATATGGACAACGATCAGCCATAGACGCCTGATGGACAAGACTGACGCTTTAACTAAAAGATTTATTGAATCATGTCAGCAAAGACTAGATTTAGAGTACAACACTTTATCACTCAAATCATTGACTTTTCAAGCTGTCGGAAACATGTATTACATCCATTTACCATCGGACAAGAAAGCAACCCATTTTCCTGATGGAATAGTCAAAGTATCCATTTACAAGACTTACGATGGTTTCATGCAGATAAATGACACCATGGCAGCAATAAATTTATGTGCCATTGAATTTGGTTTCGAAGTAGTCGAGATCTTCCCAGCCGTTCATGGTTCTTGGTGGCAACGATTTCTTTGGAAAGCGAAGAATAGTGATGCTGTTGTGGATCGATTGAACAAAATGGAGCGAGCCATTGAAATGCAAGGCTTATTCCTGCCTCAATCACAAGCAGATAAGAATTTACTTGAGGGTGCTGCTGCATTTCGGAATTCACTCAATAATGACGAGGGTATTGTTCTAGTTGGATCAGTGTTATTGTTGAGGCTAAGAACAGGGGGTGACTCTTTTCTCACCATTACTAAAAGCCTGACTCAGAAACAGCTGATATTCTTAGAAAAGAACCCTATGCTTCTTGAGTCACCCAACAAGATTCTAGATGCATTAGGGGATGCAGAGAACGAAAGCGATGATGGTGGTGATATAATTCACCGACTATAGTCAATGAAATCAATCAAGAATAATTACCAACATTTCTGTCAACTCTTGGTTCTGGTAAACCAAAGACATGACCACATTTCCCACACTGCTCCATGTTTAATGGAACCTTTTTATCTAAACATCCAGGACATTTCTTTTTGTATGAACTATAAACCTTTTTTGCTCCTACCCACTGAATAGTCACAAGATGACTGGTCAACACAATCATCGTATCTCTCTTGCCATTAACCATCTTCGATCTGGTCATGATCAATGACGATCTGCTCAAAACAGCCTTGGCAAAATCAACCTGGTTTTTCCACTTAGGCCTATGATTCAGAAGTCTCCTGTCTGAATCCGAAAACTGACTCCCAAGCCTCTTTTCACATGTCTTAAGAAATTCAGAATTCATCAACCAACCCCGATTCTTAACCAATTCAGACATCAACAGTTTCTTGAATGTCATAACACTTGTCACAGCCATTTCTTTCCTCCTTTTGCTTGAGTTTTAATACCTCCACAAAAGATGGTAGCCTAATTATCTAAACATTCTGAAACTTTCACTCAACAATCTTAAATCCATCATCACCACGTGCATTCTCCCAAAACTCTTTTTCTCTTCTGAGATAATCAGCCTGTGTTTCAAAATAATATCCCAACAAATCAGACTCTATCTCTCTCATCTGATCATGGAGATCCTCAGGTGTCTTTAACTTTGACTCATCGATAGAGACCAAAAATGGAGTCTGATCAGAATCCACAATCTTTGGCAATGCAGCCTCAACTAATTTAGTCAACACTGACCTCCAATTCATGTTGTATTGCTTCCCATATTTCATCACCATTTCTACATATTTTGACCTTACAGTGATGCTCACTCTGGCTGTCTCTGGTTTACTTGATTTATTGCTCATATAGGTATATATGCATGCCAATAAGTGTTAGTGATACTAAAATGAGGGTCATTATGGTGTTTGTTGGGTGTACCTAAGACACTACTACATAAGGGTTTACGTCATTTCCACCGACCATTTCTCTAAAGATTAATAATAAAAATCGTCAAATCTTAATAATCTTAAGTGACTACCTGACAGGCTCTTAGGCCATCAATGAGCAGAGTAATACCTCCTGTGCATTAATGCACAAATTGTGTTGAATGACACTGAGAGTAATGACATGATCAGATGTTCATTCTGATTGATGTCGGTTTATATAACATATACCGACAACTATATCCTAAGCCTTTAACCTACAATGACTTACACTCTACTGCCATTGATCATATCTTGCATTACGTCAAATCATCATCAGTCAAATAAATAAAAGGCCACAGAATGACCTGTATCGAGTCATCTCGTTTCAGTGATGATTCTGTCCTGTTTCTGATTGATGCAATGTAGGGACGATCTGATGCGAAATGACACAATAAGAGGTCAAATATCCCCCCCCTCTCATTTTATTGGGAATGTAGGTATTTAGAGGGTGTGTGTAGCAATCAGATATTTTTTCATTTTCAGTGCCCATTAATAATTTTTTTGGCGATTTCTTAATAACGATTTTATTTAGACATTTGGCAGTCCTGTGAGACTGCTTTCTGACCTGATAGACAAAAAAATGCCCGAGGTCATTTGTTACAAAAATGACCTCAGGCAAACATCACATTTCAACCAGTAATTCCAAGTTTATTTAGTGCCAGAAATTCCATTTTCCTCACACAAATTGTCTAATCTGATTCGATTGACTGACTTTTGAATAATATTTAAGAAGGATTGTCGGACTGTTTCCAACCATTGTTGCCAAAACTGGCACAGGCACACCTGCCAATAATTTATTTGTGATGTATGTATGTCTCAAATCGTAGGCAACACAACTGAATGGCAATTGACTGAATGCTCTTTGCCAACCTTTTTCGTTCCATTTTTTGCCAGTGATGAATTCTGAGTTCCAGTCGATTTGTTCCAGTGCAGATTTAGACAAGTAAACCATATCTGATTGACCTGTTCTTTTTTTGTTTTTGTGTTGTTTGAGGTAGACCAGATCTTTTTGAATGTCAGCAGTTTTGATTGAACAGATTTCAGAGGGTCTCCTGCCAGTAAACAGGAGTAGATTGAACAATCGGACAAAGTCTGAATCACAGTTCTCATTGACCCAATTGACCTGATTCTGAGAGATTAAGTTTTCTCTACGTTCACCAGCGGGTATTTTCAGATTCTGGATGGGATTAATTCTGATCATCTTTTGATTGAATGCCCAGTTGAAACATTGTTTCAGGATGATGAAATAGAGTCTTTTGGTTGACTCAGACCATCTTTCTTGTTTTGCAAGTTTGAGGATGAGTTTTTCTGAGAGTCTGGAGGGTGGAACATGACCCAGTTCAGACTGTATTTTTCCCAATGGCTTTTTGTATTGGGGATTCTCTTTTGTGTATTTGTCGATGAGTGTTTTGATAAACATAGAGATGACCTTTCTTGATGTGTCCAGGTAACATTTCTATGTTGGTTTGTCAAATGTAAAATAAAACGTATCACCTGCATTGATCAGATACAGGTGATACGCAAAGAAAGAGATCCATCTCCGGTCACATCCCTGTGCTATATCCCTAAACCATTTCTTTGATTAATCTTTTTTTGGATCTCGATGGGATAACGTATCCATCAAACTCTGGGGATCTTTTGTCAAAGCCTTTGAGTGCTGGATAGTGACGAATATTCAGTTTACTCAACCAATGCCCTAACTTACGTTCAGTCGAGTATTTTGATACATGACACCAGCCTCTAGGTAGTGGTTTACGCAAGTCAATGGTGTCGTGATACGTCAAATGTCTGTAGATGCCTGAGTTCAGGTCTATAAACTTGTTGAATTTACAAAAACCAGTGGTCGATGTGCATGACCAGAGGCATGATGCAACTGTGCCCCAATGATCAGAATGCCTGATTACTCCATCATTCTCATACCAATACTGTGAACCAGATTCTGAAACGTAGTCTGGTATTCTATTTGGTTTAATCACAGGCCTAAATACAGCCTGAGTCATGTAGTTGAATGTGTCACGATCCACCATTGTCCTCACCCTTTCTCTAGTTATTTTGTCCAATTCGTTCAATCTTATAAATGTTATCCCATATATCCTGCTTGAATCCGGCAAGTTGTTCTATTTCCTCAGGAGGCAAGTAAATAGATTGTTCATATTCGGCCAGTTCGGTCATGATGGCTCTTAGACCTCTGGCACTTGGTTGTCTTTGGACTGCTTTAATCTTAACCATTATCGCATTCAATTCAGGACCATAATCATCCATTGTTTGTTCTCTCTCTCTTCTGTTGTTTTGTGTTTTGTTGTGTTGTTTTGACTCGACAGAAGGATTATATCTTGAAAATGAAAAGAACAAAGAGATAAACCGAACGAGATAGTGTCAGGGGTGTGTGGTATATGTCTCGAAAACTTTTTGATTGATTTTAAGGCACAAAATATTCAATTATTTAAAATGATTATTCTGGAATATTTCCAAGATTATTTATGGAGACGTTTTTAGGTACAAAAAAGAGACCGACAATCAACAAGACTGCCAGTCTCTATCCAATTAATTACTATCGATAACTGTACTGTAGATGGATTTTGTCTGACTTAGGCTGCCAGAGCCATCATTTTGTGGGTAATTTCGTCGGAGTTCAGATGAAATATGGTGTTGGTTGAGGCATCTATTTTTGTAATGACTTGAGAATCAGGTAGGACAGGGGCATTTTTGACAAAGAGAGAGATGTTAGCTTTACACAATATACTACTACCTATTCCTTTCCCTTTTTGAGCCTGATCCTGTTGTTTCTTTTCTTCAAACTGTTGTTTCTGCTTTTCGTCACGTTGTTCGTCATTCAGAATCATTGAATAGACTTCATCAGTAATTTTCCACTTTGCAGCCTGACCCTGTTCTGTTCCACAATGCCAAACATAATTTTCATCAATCCAATTGATAAAAGATCTTCTAGACAATTCTTTGGTCATCACTGCAACTCTGTTTCTATTGTATTTTCTCGAAACATAATCATTGTCAAACATCCAGTTCCAAATCCATTCAATCCCAGCCACAGGACATGATTCATCTTTGTTTGGATTTTCGTAATAAAACTTGAGTATCTTGAGAAAACATTTCCAGTCTTCCAGAACTACATTTGCAGAACTGGTGGTTTTCATTGTTTCTTCAAACATTGATTCAGAGAAATAGTCAATTTGGTTGTTAATCAGGTCAAACTTTTTCTCATCCAGTCCGATGGATCCTGTTTTGCTTCGATTTTTAACACTTAAAATTTGGGCAGGCTCAATGAAATCGTCAATGACATCAGCCCAGTCAGACAAATACATGACATAATCGGTGTCATTTTCGTCCTCAGATTCTTTATCAGCCTCAATTTGTTCTTGAATGGCCAAATAAACGTGTTTATGTCTGGGGCATTTAAACAAATCTCCCCCTTTAACACTCTCAGGATAGCCATTTCGACTGAATTTAATATCTGTGCATGTGGCTTTTATCTCTACATCAGCAATATCACAGTCTTTTGCGAGGTATCGAAATACCTTTTCAGTCTTTTTGAGTATTTCGTTGATTGCTTTTGCATCACCAAAGGTTTGTCCTGTTTGCTGGTTTTTCTGATAAGTGTGATTTTTGAAAACAAGATAGCAGTGTCCAGCAGGTTGACTGGTTGATTCATCTTCATGAAAAAGTAGTTCCGGGAATTTGTCCCTTAAAATGTCATAAAATTCTTTGATACCTTCAACAGAGCCTGTCATGTTTGACTTTTTCTGTATGTCGACATCACAACCAACAACTAGATATTCAGAACGACAATCATTTGTATAAAAGAGTGTTTCCTCATAAGCTGAATGTCGTCTCAGTTTGATTCCTGAGATTTTCATCACATTTTCAATTGGTTGGCTTAGATAGCTGTGTGCCATCTGTTTAGATAAAGAACTGGAACTACTTGTCAGTTTCTTTTTAGCGATGACTCTATTGATTATATTTTTGATTGCAGAATTTTTGGTAGAGAGTAGTTTTTTCTGACCATCCTCATATCCAATCAGTTGACCTGTTCTTATTCCACATATATTTGCGAAAAGTTGCGTAGATCTTTTGAATTCGTCTTTATTCTTTTGAATTCTTTTGTTATTGTTACTATCTAATGTTGGAAGCATAGTCTTATATAGAAACCCCTTTTCATTTTTTAACGGATTTGTTAAGGGGTTTTTATATTATATTGAAAATATATGCAACACTTTATTATTGACAACACAAAGTGTATCACAATGACTACACATTATGTGATGTTTATAGATTCAGATTTTAGGTACAAAAATTTGGTATTAGGATTATAGATAATGTTGGGTATCATTTTGAGCCTGTCATTTTCTTTATCCTTTCAGAAATGGCAGGCTCTTGTTGCCCATAAAAAAAGCCCGACCTAACAGGTACAGGCATAGATATTACGCTAAATTATTGGCGACCATAATAAAAGAAACACTCAATCATTGTTTGATTGAGTGTTTTTTCATTTCCAGTTTTTGCTGAATTGGTTGAAATATTGTGTGATATTGTTTCCTGTCTCTGCCACAGATCGTGGATTTTTCAGGCTGTCCCATTCTTGTTGCAATCTAAGTTGGACATTCTCATCAGTCAGGTCAATGTTTAGATTCTTAGCCAAGGATCCCAAGAATCTATTTCGATGCACTGCAACCATCTGAAATTTTACAGCATCAGTGGTTTTGTAGTGGAGGGTGAGACAACATAAGCGATAATGACCACTGACTAGTGTCAACATCTTCACATCTTCAATTAGTTCTGAGAACAGTGTTCTAAATTTATGTCTCACTTCAATGTCACCTGCCTTATCTTTATTTCTCATGTAGAAAATCAATCTTTTAACATCTTCAACTGTGGGCAGGGATGCTGACATTTCCCCTTTCAGATCCTCTGTTTGTTGTTTGAGTATCCTGACCTCTTTTCTCAGTTTGACCACTTTGGGAGTCAGTGTATCGATAAGGTCTATATCCTCTTCAACATTCAGTTTGGTCTGCATCTTTTCCATTAACAGTGTTTTCTTGCCTAGCATTGTTTCAGCTTCATCTAATCTATCTTGCAAATCAGATGGGATAGTCTGAGGTGAAATATCACTGATAGAAATGTCTTTCATTGTGTAGAGAATTCCCTCTTCCAAATATTGGTACGGGAATGAGACATATTTTGAGTTTTTAATTTTATTGACTGCCCCTGATGACACCAGTTGTTTTCCAGATGACTTGGTTCCTTTGTTTACGATTTGCATATTAGAGCCATCGATGGCACATCTTATCTTTCCCTGAAAGAGGTTGGTGATTCTGCCAGAGAGGTCACGTTTTCTGCCAGGAGTCTTTTTCATTTTGACCAGACTTTGCAGCCTGTAGAAATCAGCCTCTTTGATTGCCGATGGATAATAGTTCTGAATTGCATCTCCGATGTTTTGTCTGTGTTCAACAGTTAGATATTTAGAGCCTTTTTGAAATTGCATTTCTCCGATCAGAGAACGATTGCTGACAATTTTGTTGATGGTTGATTTGGACCAGAATAGAGGACCTGATTTTTTCTTACTTCTATTGGTAATGATGACAGGCA is part of the Polystyrenella longa genome and harbors:
- a CDS encoding class I SAM-dependent methyltransferase — protein: MGKLSKQQIKHQSELLDSIQNNPNDDQIETFYHNFNEQFIGDVTRNSAYFTPLDLAYDFALMSPTYGYVIDACAGIGHLSFAAKTRDYYQNNIKQLICIELNHKYTEIGKKLLPEADWYTGSIFDEELHKEIMSNYNIQKYDCLISNPPFGSYSMKPVPKEQRKWLKYTGSEFDMATIEIGHKLANNASYILPTQSCTFQASGHSYIKQHKENRKFNKLKKEINQPNLIQHWTSIDTAVYEQFKNTRVSVECLTVEVDEWT
- a CDS encoding zinc ribbon domain-containing protein produces the protein MAVTSVMTFKKLLMSELVKNRGWLMNSEFLKTCEKRLGSQFSDSDRRLLNHRPKWKNQVDFAKAVLSRSSLIMTRSKMVNGKRDTMIVLTSHLVTIQWVGAKKVYSSYKKKCPGCLDKKVPLNMEQCGKCGHVFGLPEPRVDRNVGNYS
- a CDS encoding tyrosine-type recombinase/integrase — protein: MFIKTLIDKYTKENPQYKKPLGKIQSELGHVPPSRLSEKLILKLAKQERWSESTKRLYFIILKQCFNWAFNQKMIRINPIQNLKIPAGERRENLISQNQVNWVNENCDSDFVRLFNLLLFTGRRPSEICSIKTADIQKDLVYLKQHKNKKRTGQSDMVYLSKSALEQIDWNSEFITGKKWNEKGWQRAFSQLPFSCVAYDLRHTYITNKLLAGVPVPVLATMVGNSPTILLKYYSKVSQSNQIRQFV
- a CDS encoding recombinase family protein — encoded protein: MSKTAYSYARFSTLEQEKGNSLNRQMKLTKRWCEANDYVLDTTLKPDRGLSGYRGDNLKEGGSLALFIKLCESGQIPHGSALVVESLDRISRQKPMTAVSLLLSIVSSGIRIVAVSPSEQIIDEETLNRDPMCLMSMVMTLCRSNEESEVKSVRLKEVWQYKREKAMDGNRVRHRCPFWLTYNDEKRAYELNEHVSIVRRICHLYLDNHGPVTIASMFNKENVPVIITNRSKKKSGPLFWSKSTINKIVSNRSLIGEMQFQKGSKYLTVEHRQNIGDAIQNYYPSAIKEADFYRLQSLVKMKKTPGRKRDLSGRITNLFQGKIRCAIDGSNMQIVNKGTKSSGKQLVSSGAVNKIKNSKYVSFPYQYLEEGILYTMKDISISDISPQTIPSDLQDRLDEAETMLGKKTLLMEKMQTKLNVEEDIDLIDTLTPKVVKLRKEVRILKQQTEDLKGEMSASLPTVEDVKRLIFYMRNKDKAGDIEVRHKFRTLFSELIEDVKMLTLVSGHYRLCCLTLHYKTTDAVKFQMVAVHRNRFLGSLAKNLNIDLTDENVQLRLQQEWDSLKNPRSVAETGNNITQYFNQFSKNWK